The segment cttgaataaatggtaactgtttttagcagtaatcatgaaaattgaaactctTCACAACGTTTTCCTGTACTGAAACCCTATTTACTGCCATCTCTGTATACTTAGCAAGCACTCCGAACATTTCAGCCTGAGCCTTGACTCTTAAGTCCGTCGGCAGTTTCTTCAAGTCTTCAGCCAACGCCATGGAGTCCCAATTCGCTGGctgttcttttttgcttttctgtTGCCCAATGACATCCACGAAGTCTCCAATTTTGTGTGACACGGAAGAAATTTGTGCATCCAGGTCTGCTGGGTCACAAGACTTCCTCCTCTTTTTATAGccacttgaaaaagaaaaaaaaatgaacaaaaaaacatgaatgtttgaacaacaaaaagaaaccaAAGAGCAGCCCCAGGACAAAGTGAATGTAGGAACTAGTGTAAGAGGCAATGAGTTTGAGCTGCAACAGCTATGAAAAAATGACTTAGATTAGGTCACAGGGTCAGACTAGGGCTAAGTCAAGAAAGGTATGCTTATTAGCTATGAATATACCAAGATTAATGCATAATGACATCTTAAGAACCATGGGTCACTCAACTGATAAGTGAATTTCTTTTTCCTCATACAGTAGGCCACTTGACATTTATAACCAAGCTGATGCTTGAGATTTTTGCATTCTCATATAAATGCATTCTATCAATTTGTTCTTGAACAATACAAAACAAACCCCAATAGTGATTAAATCCATTGATATCATTTTAGTCTTATGCCTAAATAAGATTGAAATTATCTCTCAGACTTTGGACCTGCTTGGGATGCTTCCTCTGCATCAGTTTCTTTTGAAGGCACAAAAGAGACTGAAACAATACCAAATAAAATGTGGCATTGGTAGAAAAATGACGTTGTAAAACCTTTTTCAACGAATTGTGAAATTGCAATTGTGGAAGTCCATGGACCTAAGGTGTTAAAACACAGAGAACATAGCTCTGTGACATGATTTGTTGATTATTTCACAAGGGGCTCTAGCTATGGGGTTGCCAATGTCTCTACACTTGGTGTGCAGTGCATTCTGGCTTGTTTTGATTGTAGCCTATTTGCTTGAGACTACTTCTCAACCCATTTCCACCCTGATTGGACACATTGTGCAGTGGCTTCTTATGATTTATTTTGCTTGCTTAATATAGGCTACTACTGAATGAACCCCTGCCCCTCTGCCTGTGTTTGCTTTACTTTCTTGGCTTTGCTGTGTTACCTGTTTACTTTTAACCTAGGCTATTAGGATATTTGTTTTCTATCCTCAACATTGATGGTGGTCTTATCAACAATCTATCTATTCTTGAGAATAAGCTTCAGAATCATTAAATATTGTGTTTAAAAGAACATTTCATGGCTAACCACAGCATTGGTGTACTAGACATTAGtcccaacttaaaaaaaatttcagttccAGCTAAGCATATCTACTTATGTAGCATCACACCTTAattcaagaattttatttccGAGTAATACTTTTTTTCATCTGTAGAAGTGCACAAGAGCATAGTAAAAAATGTGTAGCCTATTTACCTACAAATTACAAAGATGAAGATTTGGAgagattttttcacaaaagaagaagcttgatttaaaaaataaatatatttttaacagaaagcaactgacatcaatgaaatcacacaaaaaaactcatggaaaataaataatatcagcCTTATATTTAACCAATAAGGAGGTAGCACAAAAGAgtattcctaaatttagaaaagccAGTGTTATGGCCTTAAGTTCTACTGAATTAACAGGAATTGCCTTTTCAGagctaaggccagagaaaaagaaactaataataaaaaattaaggtaaaatgttgttttgtcaaaatttttaactgtagAAGTGCACAAGAGCATAGTAATAAATGTGTAGCCTATTTACAAAAGAgtattcctaaatttagaaaagccAGTGTTATGGCCTTAAGTTCTACTGAATTAACAGGAATTGCCTTTttagaactaaggccagagaaaaagaaactaataataaaaaattaaggtaaaatgttgttttgtcaaaatttttagctgTAGAAGTGCACAAGAGCATAGTAATAAATGTGTAGCCTATTTACCAACAAATTACAAAGATGAAGATTTGGAgagattttgtattttgacagTTAGTTAGTAACCTTAGCTCATGTCTCTGGGGGTGTTTTAAATTGCAGTTAGTCTTCAGCTTCTAGGATATCTGTGCTTTTTTActatatggaaaatttttttctcaaacaatacaaaacaaGCCACAATATTGATTAAATCCAGTGATATCACTTTAGTCATATGCCTAAATAAGATGGAAATTACCTCACAAAATTTGGACTTGCTTGGGATGCTTCATCTGTATCAATTTTTTTGGAAGAGTTCTGTGATGCTTCTTCAGCTTCTGGGGACAGGCTGACTGTTGCTATTTCGTCTATGTTGCTACTTCCACTATAATGCCTGTACATAATTAGTTATGCCAGCTCTTGGCTTGCGGAATTTAAGTTGGTCTGAGCAAAATGCATCAATAGCAAGGAAATGTGGCCAGGCAATAGGTTTTATTTCCCCACCTTTGGCTCCTGAAGGCTTTTTAAGGCTCCGCTTGTGGCGGCAATAGGTTTCCCTCAGCTTCTTCCACTGCTCTTCACATGAGTGAGCTAAAAGACAACTAAATATTAGCAAGGTCATGGTGGTTCTGTGCTGAAGATAGAagtttttagaataaataaaataaacctgAATATTAAACTAGGAAATatagaactcctgtctgtttaCAGGAAATGGATAAAAATATGTAGGTTTTATTACACTAAAGCCATAGGGTCAtagcaattaaaacaaaacaatgaagattaacttatAAAAAATGACATTAGATAAACATAAAagtcacaaagaaaacaaatcacaaaTTTTACTTTCATGCTCAGCtaccaacctgagcaattgccctaaatttttaaaccttgtagaaaattcacccccattacattcaccagccatctctcatgacCCTCTCATGCACTTCTCatgaagtgcaataggaagctatgGGCCAGCCATTCTATACTTTTGCATGCCTTTCCTGCTTACTGTCCCCAGATTTCTTCTTCCagaccttcctgggacatacagacaatcagcaatattaatacaacatgtaaaaagaacAACAGCCCATATTTTTTCACAACAGAAGaagcttgatttaaaaaataaatatattttttaacagaaagcaactgacatcaatgaaatcacacaaaaaaactcatggagaataaataatgtcAGCCTTATATTTAACCAATAAGGAGGTAGCACAAAAGAgtattcctaaatttagaaaagccAGTGTTATGGCTTTAAGTTCTATGCAATTAACAGGAATTGgcttttcagaactaaggccagagaaaaagaaactgataatccaaaattaaggtaaaatgtttttttgtcacaatttcaatagatatagacctatcatgtaggcaaatttcaggccATCTAAAGGGAGAAGCAGTGGATGTGGATAGTTCAAAATACATTCCTGgggcatactttagcctgtagtcACATCCCCGAAAGTctcattttccaattttgaaaaaaaattaaaaaaaaacattgatatggctcaaaattctactcaaatagcaggaattgcattttcagaactaaaagcagaaaaaaagcaactagtaaatgaaaatttaggaaaatgatgttttgtcaaaatttcagtaggtaaagacatgtcatgtaggcaaatttcagggccctctagagggagaaggagtggaggtgggtactttaaaataccttcccaagacatactttagcctatagacccatcccagAAAGATTCATCTTTTTAACCTAAACCTAACAGGTccattaactaaaattttaccaaaactagGCCTGTTTAGGCCAGCATATGGTGTGCCAAATGTTAGAAACATAATGCAAAGAGTATGCACTGGTATgccaaatgttaaaaataatctATTTCTATATCAAGTGTGTGTCTGTGGTAGACTTGTCTACCATTCAGAAAAGGGGTATGTGCAAATAATTA is part of the Artemia franciscana chromosome 12, ASM3288406v1, whole genome shotgun sequence genome and harbors:
- the LOC136033926 gene encoding uncharacterized protein LOC136033926, producing MYRHYSGSSNIDEIATVSLSPEAEEASQNSSKKIDTDEASQASPNFVSGYKKRRKSCDPADLDAQISSVSHKIGDFVDVIGQQKSKKEQPANWDSMALAEDLKKLPTDLRVKAQAEMFGVLAKYTEMAVNRVSVQENVVKSFNFHDYC